The Medicago truncatula cultivar Jemalong A17 chromosome 4, MtrunA17r5.0-ANR, whole genome shotgun sequence genome includes a region encoding these proteins:
- the LOC25493157 gene encoding uncharacterized protein, whose translation MDVDSQPGMEETILVGDDLMMGPPSPIVPPEIASHVLQGVDLCDGILRNLFLCLQINDIEPFCQDEIALYKQCAERRDKEIRKRLQDSEFKLGSSMPLDAAKERSAQLEAEVTSLERRLILASGVQGIEGFRTRWSLHGRLTDSKKRLESLKKGMDGRKR comes from the exons ATGGATG TTGATTCGCAGCCAGGTATGGAGGAAACAATTTTGGTTGGTGATGATCTAATGATGGGTCCTCCATCACCAATAGTACCACCAGAAATAGCCTCCCATGTGCTTCAAGGTGTTGATCTTTGTGATGGAATTCTCAGGAATCTATTTTTGT gTTTGCAAATCAATGACATTGAACCATTTTGTCAAGATGAGATTGCTCTATATAAACAATGTGCCGAAAGAAGG gatAAGGAGATAAGGAAGCGGCTTCAAGATAGTGAATTCAAATTGGGTTCGTCAATGCCTTTAGATGCAGCCAAGGAGAGGTCTGCTCAGCTTGAGGCAGAAGTTACATCATTGGAGAG GCGCTTGATTCTTGCTAGTGGAGTTCAGGGCATTGAAGGTTTCCGCACAAGATGGAGCTTGCATGGCCGCCTTACTGATTCCAA AAAAAGATTGGAGTCCTTAAAGAAAGGCATGGatggaagaaaaagatga
- the LOC25493158 gene encoding probable hexosyltransferase MUCI70 isoform X2: MLKEKEKEQLFLWIFKFAGRKKVGMLFLCLTLISAAVFIWVFYVGKGEDSREGNTVQSIRVNESVSMSDSLSEVSTEKIALLPSPPNYFLGYHLPIGHPCNSFTLPPPPADKKRTGPRPCPVCYLPVEEAIARMPTLTSPSPVLQNLMYVYEENFSRGAEFGGSEFGGYPTLKQRNESFDVRESMSVHCGFVRGTKPGRNTGFDIDEDDLLEMDQCNGVVVASAIFGNFDEINEPKNISDYSGKTVCFLMFVDEETEKYLRGSGRLGISKKIGLWRVIVARNLPYTDARRTGKIPKLLLHRLVPNARYSIWADGKLELVADPYQILERFLWRKNATFAISKHYRRFDVFVEAEANKAAGKYKNASIDSQIEFYKKEGLTPYAEAKLPLISDVPEGCVIVREHVPISNLFTCLWFNEVDRFTSRDQLSFSTVRDKILSRVDFHFNMFLDCERRNFVIQKYHRDLLLRLAPPVTTAQIPLPSPPPPLPMLETSPEKVVASPVGRGPGRRGKDKRSGSKRHRKVVAGSTENEAS, translated from the exons atgcttaaggagaaagagaaagaacaaTTGTTTCTTTGGATCTTCAAGTTTGCAGGCCGTAAGAAGGTTGGAATGCTTTTCCTCTGTCTCACTCTCATCTCTGCTGCTGTTTTCATATGGGTTTTCTACGTTGGAAAAG GTGAAGATTCTCGGGAAGGAAACACCGTGCAGAGTATTAGAGTTAATGAAAGTGTGTCTATGAGTGATTCTCTGTCTGAAGTATCTACGGAAAAAATTGCATTACTTCCTTCTCCACCTAACTATTTTTTGGGCTACCATCTTCCTATAGGGCATCCGTGTAATAGTTTCACATTGCCTCCTCCACCTGCTGATAAAAAGCGTACCGGGCCACGTC CATGCCCAGTATGTTACCTTCCTGTGGAAGAAGCTATTGCACGGATGCCAACATTGACCTCGCCTTCTCCGGTTCTTCAGAATTTAATGTATGTCTATGAAGAAAATTTCAGTAGAGGTGCAGAATTTGGTGGTTCAGAGTTTGGTGGATATCCTACTTTGAAGCAGAGAAACGAGTCTTTTGATGTACGAGAGTCAATGAGTGTGCACTGTGG ATTTGTAAGAGGAACTAAACCTGGCCGCAACACAGGATTTGACATTGATGAAGACGACCTTCTTGAAATGGATCAGTGTAATGGAGTGGTTGTTGCATCAGCTATATTTG GAAATTTTGACGAGATAAATGAGCCAAAAAATATAAGTGATTATTCGGGGAAGACTGTATGCTTCCTTATGTTTGTagatgaagaaacagaaaaataCCTGAGGGGTTCTGGCAGGCTGGGAATCAGCAAGAAGATTGGTTTGTGGAGAGTTATTGTTGCTCGGAATCTTCCTTACACAGATGCAAGACGGACAGGAAAG ATTCCAAAGCTTCTGTTGCATAGATTGGTTCCAAATGCTCGCTACTCTATATGGGCTGATGGAAAGCTTGAACTTGTTGCTGATCCATATCAAATTCTTGAAAG GTTTCTGTGGAGGAAGAATGCAACTTTTGCTATATCAAAGCATTATAGACGCTTTGATGTATTTGTCGAGGCAGAAGCCAATAAAGCTGCTGGAAAGTACAAGAATGCCTCTATTGACTCCCAGATTGAGTTTTACAAGAAGGAGGGGTTGACACCATATGCAGAGGCCAAACTTCCTCTTATAAGCG ATGTTCCTGAAGGATGTGTAATAGTAAGAGAGCATGTTCCTATTAGCAATCTCTTTACTTGTCTTTGGTTCAATGAAGTTGACCGATTTACTTCAAGGGACCAGCTTAGTTTTTCAACTGTCAGGGACAAAATTTTGTCACGGGTAGATTTTCATTTCAATATGTTCTTGGATTGTGAAAGGCGGAACTTTGTAATTCAG AAATACCACAGGGATTTACTACTGCGTCTAGCTCCACCAGTGACCACTGCTCAAATTCCTCTGCCATCTCCCCCACCTCCATTGCCTATGCTTGAAACGTCTCCCGAAAAGGTTGTAGCTTCACCGGTTGGAAGAGGCCCTGGAAGGCGTGGAAAAGATAAAAGATCTGGTTCCAAGCGTCACCGCAAAGTTGTTGCTGGAAGTACTGAGAACGAAGCAAGTTAA
- the LOC25493158 gene encoding probable hexosyltransferase MUCI70 isoform X1 has translation MLKEKEKEQLFLWIFKFAGRKKVGMLFLCLTLISAAVFIWVFYVGKAGEDSREGNTVQSIRVNESVSMSDSLSEVSTEKIALLPSPPNYFLGYHLPIGHPCNSFTLPPPPADKKRTGPRPCPVCYLPVEEAIARMPTLTSPSPVLQNLMYVYEENFSRGAEFGGSEFGGYPTLKQRNESFDVRESMSVHCGFVRGTKPGRNTGFDIDEDDLLEMDQCNGVVVASAIFGNFDEINEPKNISDYSGKTVCFLMFVDEETEKYLRGSGRLGISKKIGLWRVIVARNLPYTDARRTGKIPKLLLHRLVPNARYSIWADGKLELVADPYQILERFLWRKNATFAISKHYRRFDVFVEAEANKAAGKYKNASIDSQIEFYKKEGLTPYAEAKLPLISDVPEGCVIVREHVPISNLFTCLWFNEVDRFTSRDQLSFSTVRDKILSRVDFHFNMFLDCERRNFVIQKYHRDLLLRLAPPVTTAQIPLPSPPPPLPMLETSPEKVVASPVGRGPGRRGKDKRSGSKRHRKVVAGSTENEAS, from the exons atgcttaaggagaaagagaaagaacaaTTGTTTCTTTGGATCTTCAAGTTTGCAGGCCGTAAGAAGGTTGGAATGCTTTTCCTCTGTCTCACTCTCATCTCTGCTGCTGTTTTCATATGGGTTTTCTACGTTGGAAAAG CAGGTGAAGATTCTCGGGAAGGAAACACCGTGCAGAGTATTAGAGTTAATGAAAGTGTGTCTATGAGTGATTCTCTGTCTGAAGTATCTACGGAAAAAATTGCATTACTTCCTTCTCCACCTAACTATTTTTTGGGCTACCATCTTCCTATAGGGCATCCGTGTAATAGTTTCACATTGCCTCCTCCACCTGCTGATAAAAAGCGTACCGGGCCACGTC CATGCCCAGTATGTTACCTTCCTGTGGAAGAAGCTATTGCACGGATGCCAACATTGACCTCGCCTTCTCCGGTTCTTCAGAATTTAATGTATGTCTATGAAGAAAATTTCAGTAGAGGTGCAGAATTTGGTGGTTCAGAGTTTGGTGGATATCCTACTTTGAAGCAGAGAAACGAGTCTTTTGATGTACGAGAGTCAATGAGTGTGCACTGTGG ATTTGTAAGAGGAACTAAACCTGGCCGCAACACAGGATTTGACATTGATGAAGACGACCTTCTTGAAATGGATCAGTGTAATGGAGTGGTTGTTGCATCAGCTATATTTG GAAATTTTGACGAGATAAATGAGCCAAAAAATATAAGTGATTATTCGGGGAAGACTGTATGCTTCCTTATGTTTGTagatgaagaaacagaaaaataCCTGAGGGGTTCTGGCAGGCTGGGAATCAGCAAGAAGATTGGTTTGTGGAGAGTTATTGTTGCTCGGAATCTTCCTTACACAGATGCAAGACGGACAGGAAAG ATTCCAAAGCTTCTGTTGCATAGATTGGTTCCAAATGCTCGCTACTCTATATGGGCTGATGGAAAGCTTGAACTTGTTGCTGATCCATATCAAATTCTTGAAAG GTTTCTGTGGAGGAAGAATGCAACTTTTGCTATATCAAAGCATTATAGACGCTTTGATGTATTTGTCGAGGCAGAAGCCAATAAAGCTGCTGGAAAGTACAAGAATGCCTCTATTGACTCCCAGATTGAGTTTTACAAGAAGGAGGGGTTGACACCATATGCAGAGGCCAAACTTCCTCTTATAAGCG ATGTTCCTGAAGGATGTGTAATAGTAAGAGAGCATGTTCCTATTAGCAATCTCTTTACTTGTCTTTGGTTCAATGAAGTTGACCGATTTACTTCAAGGGACCAGCTTAGTTTTTCAACTGTCAGGGACAAAATTTTGTCACGGGTAGATTTTCATTTCAATATGTTCTTGGATTGTGAAAGGCGGAACTTTGTAATTCAG AAATACCACAGGGATTTACTACTGCGTCTAGCTCCACCAGTGACCACTGCTCAAATTCCTCTGCCATCTCCCCCACCTCCATTGCCTATGCTTGAAACGTCTCCCGAAAAGGTTGTAGCTTCACCGGTTGGAAGAGGCCCTGGAAGGCGTGGAAAAGATAAAAGATCTGGTTCCAAGCGTCACCGCAAAGTTGTTGCTGGAAGTACTGAGAACGAAGCAAGTTAA
- the LOC25493159 gene encoding GTP-binding protein At2g22870, whose translation MTMALRRASITLTFLFQTPPSPLTHTFSLPIPKRTTTPSFLSLHHSSIPASKTLTPPPSEKPFLFIPPGVEPTEINDSMILPFSNIVVGPYAGDSRIKDVEFVKSSPKAKDCPKDHRPEFAVLGRSNVGKSSLINSLVRKKELALTSKKPGKTQLINHFLVNKKWYLVDLPGYGFAKASEAAKVDWSSFTKGYFLNRDTLVAVLLLIDASVPPQRIDFDCANWLGRNNIPVTFVFTKCDKMKVAKGKIPEENIRDFQEIIKQNYKQHPPWIMTSSVTGLGRDDLLLHVSQLRNYWDQ comes from the exons ATGACAATGGCGCTAAGAAGAGCATCAATAACACTCACCTTCCTCTTCCAAACCCCTCCTTCTCCTCTCACCCACACCTTCTCCCTCCCCATTCCCAAACGAACTACCACCCCTTCTTTCCTCTCTCTCCACCACTCTTCAATCCCCGCTTCCAAAACCCTAACCCCACCCCCCTCCGAAAAACCCTTCCTATTCATCCCTCCCGGAGTTGAACCCACTGAAATCAACGACTCCATGATTCTCCCCTTCTCCAATATCGTCGTTGGACCCTACGCCGGTGATTCGAGAATTAAGGATGTCGAGTTCGTTAAGAGTAGTCCGAAGGCTAAGGATTGCCCCAAAGATCATCGACCTGAATTCGCTGTTCTTGGTCGTTCTAATGTTGGGAAATCTTCTCTTATTAATTCACTTGTTCGTAAGAAAGAGCTTGCTCTCACTTCTAAGAAACCAG GGAAGACACAGCTTATTAATCACTTCTTGGTTAACAAAAAATGGTACCTTGTGGATTTGCCTGGTTATGG CTTTGCTAAAGCATCTGAAGCTGCTAAAGTGGATTGGTCCTCGTTTACGAAAGGTTACTTTTTAAATAGAGATACTCTGGTGGCTGTCTTGCTTCTCATTGATGCAAGTGTTCCACCTCAAAGGATTGACTTCGATTGTGCAAATTGGCTTGGACGCAATAAC ATACCAGTTACCTTTGTTTTCACAAAATGCGATAAAATGAAGGTGGCAAAGGGGAAAATACCTGAGGAAAACATAAGGGATTTTCAAGagataattaaacaaaactaTAAACAACATCCCCCGTGGATTATGACCAGCAGTGTTACTGGATTAGGCAGAGATGATCTTCTCTTGCATGTATCTCAGCTAAGAAACTACTGGGATCAATAG